The genome window GGTGACAAATTTAGTGCGGAAGCTGTATGTAGAAAGCCTTGCAATCAAACCGCGCGTTAAAATTACCGCCGCCACGATCGCCTGGGGAGACGGCCCGAAAAACGAGGCAGGATGGTATCAAACGCAGCCTTACAAAGAAGTATTGCAGGATTGGCGCGCTTGGCTGGAAGAAGGGATCTTAGACATGGCGATGCCGATGACTTACCAGCGGGAGTACAAACCATCGCAAAAACTCGCTTATGACCACTGGATCGAGTACGCCAAAGACCACCAGTACAACCGCCAAATTGCGATCGGCCCCGGCAATTACCTCAACTACATCGAAGACACTCTAGGCCAGATTCGTCGCGCCGAACAGCCCTCTGCGAAAGGAAATCACGTCGCAGGTACGGTTCTCTATTCCTACGCTAGCAGCAACGTGTACACGAATGTGGAACTGCGATCGGGCGGTAGCGGTGATTTGCCCCGCCAGCCTTGGAAATACGTTCCCCAAAGCAACGATTTGTTTTACACCGCGCTTTCTGTGCCGAGTCAATACGTTGATGCTGCGACCGGCAAAACCTATGAAACTCAGCCTGTGTGGGCGACAGCAGCAGCCGTTCCCGATATGCCTTGGAAGTCGCGACCGACTACAGGTGCGATCGCCGGAAATTTGCAGCGGTGCGCTCAAACTTGCGACGGTGCTAGCTTGACATTGCAGTCGATCGATGCTGCTGGCAAGGTGCGTCAACTGCGCGCCGATGGTAAAGGATGGTTTGGGGCGATCGAGCTTTCACCCGGTTCTTATCAGTTGAAAGTTGACGGAAGTCAAATTCAACAAACAGTTAATGTTGCCGCAGGTGAAGTCACAAAAGTGAATTTCGCTAGCTTGTAGCGTGTCAGCTTAGCCGGAAATACCCCAGGGTTAGTAAGGTGCTTATGGCGTACCTTACTAATTCATAAATCATCAATTTATAACATTCATTGAAATAATAATTCTAATAATTGCAGTCGGTTTTAACCGACTTAGGATGCGAATTAAATAATTTACACTCTTGAAAGTGGGAAGTAGGGTTGGGCTTATAGCCCGCCCTTTCTGGACGGG of Oscillatoria nigro-viridis PCC 7112 contains these proteins:
- a CDS encoding family 10 glycosylhydrolase, which gives rise to MRKTKTFFLSSLFLIGLTISFLLTPGWFSNFPSRASATMPPQTQTAEFRAFWVDAFNPGFKTPQEVTKLIADAQRANANAIVAQVRRRGDAFYTSAIEPRTLDPNVPPGFDPLQDLIDKAHAAGIEVYAWMVTLPVVSGTKLPAGHVWQQHGPNAPGINNWAMLTYGGESPGFLDPGHPDAVDYTVSVYLDLLKRYDVDGVQLDYVRYGGPTWGYNPTAIARFNQQTGRSGKPAPSDPAWMQWRRDQVTNLVRKLYVESLAIKPRVKITAATIAWGDGPKNEAGWYQTQPYKEVLQDWRAWLEEGILDMAMPMTYQREYKPSQKLAYDHWIEYAKDHQYNRQIAIGPGNYLNYIEDTLGQIRRAEQPSAKGNHVAGTVLYSYASSNVYTNVELRSGGSGDLPRQPWKYVPQSNDLFYTALSVPSQYVDAATGKTYETQPVWATAAAVPDMPWKSRPTTGAIAGNLQRCAQTCDGASLTLQSIDAAGKVRQLRADGKGWFGAIELSPGSYQLKVDGSQIQQTVNVAAGEVTKVNFASL